The following coding sequences are from one Acidobacteriota bacterium window:
- a CDS encoding radical SAM protein, with protein MRDARRTRPYLFYDTSTSVCATCLRRVEAKVLLQDGAVFLEKWCPEHGKARVLLADDADYWRMAREKFLKTPELPGVCATPTRWGCPYDCGLCPDHMQHSCLALLEITDACNLRCPVCYAGSGPERTTSKTLEDVERMLDALVASEGAPDVVQVSGGEPTIHPRFFEILDAARRRPIRHLMVNTNGIRIANDEGFAERLASYAPGFEVYLQFDSLRDGVNRALRGASLAETRLRALDRLDALNLSTTLVVTVMRGLNDGEIGELVRFALSRRSVRGVTLQPMQVAGRTDGVDPERDRLTLTEVRRRLLEQTDVFKAADVIPVPCNPDALAMGYALKIDGRAVPLTGLLDPQVLLAEARNTIVYEKDEAVKRHALRLFSTGTGPEAAAETLQDLLCCLPKVGVPSGLSYENLFRVLIVAFLDAHGFETRVAKRSCIHMVEPDGRLIPFDTYNLFYRDGAAERLSALRAGVDAAFRPEVS; from the coding sequence GTGAGGGACGCGCGGAGAACGCGGCCGTACCTCTTCTACGACACGTCGACGTCCGTGTGCGCAACGTGCCTGAGGCGCGTCGAGGCCAAGGTGCTTCTCCAGGACGGCGCCGTCTTCCTCGAGAAGTGGTGCCCGGAGCACGGCAAGGCGCGCGTCCTTCTCGCGGACGACGCGGACTACTGGCGGATGGCCCGCGAGAAGTTCCTGAAGACGCCCGAACTGCCCGGCGTCTGCGCGACGCCGACGCGCTGGGGCTGCCCGTACGACTGCGGCCTCTGCCCGGACCACATGCAGCACTCCTGCCTCGCGCTCCTCGAGATCACGGACGCCTGCAACCTGCGCTGCCCGGTCTGCTACGCGGGAAGCGGCCCGGAGAGGACGACGTCGAAGACGCTCGAGGACGTGGAGCGGATGCTGGACGCGCTCGTCGCGAGCGAGGGCGCGCCGGACGTGGTGCAGGTCTCGGGCGGCGAGCCGACGATTCACCCCCGGTTCTTCGAGATTCTCGACGCGGCGCGCCGCCGGCCCATCCGCCACCTCATGGTCAACACGAACGGGATCCGGATCGCGAACGATGAGGGGTTCGCCGAGCGGCTCGCGTCCTACGCACCCGGCTTCGAGGTCTACCTCCAGTTCGACTCCCTGCGCGACGGCGTGAACCGCGCGCTGCGCGGGGCGTCCCTTGCCGAGACTCGGCTTCGGGCCCTCGACCGTCTCGACGCGCTCAACCTCTCGACCACACTCGTCGTCACGGTCATGCGGGGGCTCAACGACGGCGAGATCGGCGAGCTGGTCCGATTTGCGCTCTCGCGCCGCAGCGTCCGCGGCGTCACGCTCCAGCCCATGCAGGTGGCGGGCCGGACGGACGGCGTCGATCCGGAGCGCGACCGGTTGACCCTGACCGAGGTGCGGAGGCGCCTCCTCGAGCAGACGGACGTCTTCAAGGCGGCCGACGTAATTCCCGTGCCGTGCAACCCCGACGCGCTCGCGATGGGCTACGCGCTGAAGATCGACGGGCGCGCCGTGCCATTGACCGGCCTCCTCGACCCGCAGGTGCTCCTCGCCGAGGCGCGGAACACGATCGTCTACGAGAAGGACGAGGCCGTGAAGCGGCACGCGCTCAGGCTGTTCTCGACCGGCACAGGCCCCGAGGCCGCGGCCGAGACACTGCAGGACCTTCTCTGCTGCCTGCCGAAGGTCGGCGTCCCCTCGGGCCTGTCGTACGAGAACCTCTTCCGCGTCCTCATCGTCGCGTTCCTCGACGCTCACGGCTTCGAGACGCGCGTCGCGAAGCGCTCGTGCATCCACATGGTCGAGCCGGACGGGCGGCTGATCCCGTTCGACACGTACAACCTCTTCTATCGCGACGGGGCCGCGGAGCGCCTCTCGGCTCTGAGGGCCGGAGTCGACGCCGCGTTCCGCCCGGAGGTGTCGTGA
- a CDS encoding prolipoprotein diacylglyceryl transferase, with protein MNGPVVHAAFELLAYLTGFALSRRAWAREKRVFAAQPDSGWIAVAAILGAALGSKLLFLLQFPDFVCARFPSAEALLGGKTIVGGLLGGLAGVEIAKARLGVADSTGDLFTLPVIGGLVVGRLGCLAAGLVDETFGLPTSLPWGWDFGDGVRRHPTPLYEIAFLLAFLAALRVFAPRLVHAGDTFRIFMASYLAFRVAVDFLKPPFGPVASAVEAALPRARLYAGLTAIQIAALCGVLYDASVFLRRILRRPA; from the coding sequence TTGAACGGACCCGTCGTCCACGCCGCCTTCGAGCTTCTCGCGTACCTCACGGGGTTCGCTCTCTCGCGGCGCGCCTGGGCGCGAGAGAAACGCGTGTTCGCCGCGCAGCCCGACAGCGGCTGGATCGCCGTTGCCGCAATCCTCGGTGCCGCCTTGGGCAGCAAGCTGCTCTTCCTCCTGCAGTTTCCCGACTTCGTCTGCGCCCGGTTCCCGTCGGCGGAGGCCCTCCTCGGGGGCAAGACGATCGTCGGGGGCCTGCTCGGCGGCCTCGCCGGCGTCGAGATCGCGAAGGCGCGACTCGGCGTTGCCGACTCGACCGGGGACCTGTTCACGCTCCCCGTGATCGGAGGTCTCGTCGTGGGCAGGCTCGGCTGCCTCGCGGCGGGCCTCGTGGACGAGACGTTCGGCCTCCCGACGTCACTCCCGTGGGGCTGGGACTTCGGCGACGGCGTGCGGCGGCATCCGACGCCGCTCTACGAGATCGCGTTCCTCCTCGCATTCCTCGCGGCGCTCCGCGTCTTCGCGCCGCGCCTCGTGCATGCCGGCGACACGTTCCGAATCTTCATGGCGTCGTATCTCGCGTTTCGCGTGGCGGTCGACTTTCTGAAGCCTCCGTTCGGCCCCGTGGCGTCCGCGGTCGAGGCCGCCTTGCCGCGGGCGCGCCTCTACGCGGGCCTGACGGCGATCCAGATCGCGGCGCTCTGCGGCGTTCTGTACGATGCATCGGTGTTCCTGAGACGGATTCTCCGGCGGCCGGCGTGA
- a CDS encoding vitamin B12-dependent ribonucleotide reductase, translated as MNTRETKAGTRTEPAGKTASRTRVGGLTFRRVYTDGVTHPYDAIEWELRTAAITNEKGEVFFEQKDVEVPKAWSMTATNIVAQKYFSGKPGTPQRERSVRQLIGRVVETITGFGVKGGYFRTAADRDAFSDELTHILVNQAASFNSPVWFNVGVEPKPQASACFINSVGDSMSSILDLAKTEGMLFKFGSGTGSNLSNLRSSTESLSSGGIASGPVSFMKGFDSFAGAIKSGGKTRRAAKMVILNVDHPDIEEFILCKEKEEKKAWDLIDAGWDGSFNGEVYSNIAFQNANHSVRVTDEFMKAVESGGTHTTKAVTSGEPMGTFGAKELLVKMAESAWVCGDPGMQYDTLINKWNPCKATHRINASNPCSEYMFIDDSACNLASLNLMKFAKEDGGLDVEKFQHTVDVVFAAQEMLVSEASYPTPAIEKNSHDFRPIGLGYANLGALLIYNGLPYDSEEGRRYAAAVTSLMHGQAFLTSSKIASEMGTFAGYAPNRDAFLEVISMHRDAAYAVEKPGVPKDLWEAQRAVWDLTLESGRQHGYRNAQATVLAPTGTIGFMMDCDTTGVEPDLALVKYKKLVGGGTIKIVNQTVPHALTRLGYSDDEMHAIVRWIDEKGTIEGAPSLKSEHLPVFDCAFKALGGTRSIAPMGHIRMMSAVQPFLSGAISKTVNMPNDATVEEIADVYMQGWKLGLKAIAIYRDGCKRTQPLNTSASKNDDGVKGTRDARGNVIAAAPAALAPALRRHKLPDERRAITHKFSVAGHEGYVTVGLYEDGMPGEIFLTMAKEGSTISGLMDAFATAISLTLQYGVPLEALVEKFSHMRFEPAGYTKNPEIPIAKSLVDYIFRWLASKFLTADLKERVGIISREEPGAATSASGYKVATSLTTLAPVADAAMAPIAAAFQAIAGIKSDAPSEGAEPRAIGFAVPLASASKLTFENSSDAPSCHECGSLMVRGGACYKCLNCGATSGCS; from the coding sequence ATGAATACGCGCGAGACGAAGGCCGGAACGAGGACGGAGCCCGCGGGAAAGACCGCTTCCCGGACCAGGGTCGGCGGGCTCACGTTCCGACGCGTCTACACGGACGGCGTGACGCACCCCTACGACGCGATCGAGTGGGAGCTCCGCACGGCCGCGATCACGAACGAGAAGGGCGAGGTGTTCTTCGAGCAGAAGGACGTCGAGGTCCCGAAGGCGTGGTCGATGACGGCGACGAACATCGTCGCCCAGAAGTACTTCTCCGGGAAGCCGGGGACCCCGCAGCGCGAGCGGTCGGTCCGCCAGCTCATCGGCCGGGTCGTCGAGACGATCACGGGCTTCGGCGTGAAGGGCGGCTACTTCCGCACCGCCGCCGACCGCGATGCCTTCTCCGACGAGCTCACGCACATCCTCGTGAACCAGGCCGCGAGCTTCAACTCTCCCGTCTGGTTCAACGTCGGCGTCGAGCCGAAGCCGCAGGCCTCCGCGTGCTTCATCAACTCCGTCGGGGACTCGATGTCCTCGATCCTCGACCTCGCCAAGACCGAGGGCATGCTCTTCAAGTTCGGCTCGGGCACGGGCTCGAACCTCTCCAACCTGCGCTCGTCGACCGAGTCCCTCTCCTCGGGCGGCATCGCCTCGGGCCCCGTCTCCTTCATGAAGGGCTTCGACAGCTTCGCGGGCGCGATCAAGTCCGGCGGCAAGACGCGCCGGGCCGCGAAGATGGTCATCCTCAACGTCGACCACCCCGACATCGAGGAGTTCATCCTCTGCAAGGAGAAGGAAGAGAAAAAGGCCTGGGACCTCATCGACGCCGGCTGGGACGGCTCGTTCAACGGCGAGGTCTACAGCAACATCGCCTTCCAGAACGCGAACCATTCCGTCCGTGTCACGGACGAGTTCATGAAGGCCGTCGAGTCGGGCGGCACGCACACGACGAAGGCCGTCACGTCGGGCGAGCCGATGGGGACGTTCGGCGCGAAAGAGCTCCTCGTGAAGATGGCCGAGTCGGCCTGGGTCTGCGGCGACCCCGGCATGCAGTACGACACTCTCATCAACAAGTGGAACCCGTGCAAGGCGACGCACCGGATCAACGCGTCGAACCCGTGCTCCGAGTACATGTTCATCGACGACTCGGCCTGCAACCTCGCCTCGCTGAACCTCATGAAGTTCGCGAAGGAAGACGGCGGCCTGGACGTCGAGAAGTTCCAGCACACCGTGGACGTCGTCTTCGCGGCCCAGGAGATGCTCGTCTCCGAGGCGTCCTATCCGACGCCCGCAATCGAGAAGAACTCGCACGACTTCCGCCCGATCGGCCTCGGCTACGCGAACCTCGGCGCGCTCCTCATCTACAACGGCCTCCCGTACGACAGCGAGGAAGGCCGCCGCTACGCGGCCGCAGTCACGAGCCTCATGCACGGGCAGGCGTTCCTGACCTCCTCGAAGATCGCCTCGGAGATGGGCACCTTCGCGGGCTACGCGCCGAACCGCGACGCGTTCCTCGAGGTCATCTCGATGCACCGCGACGCGGCCTACGCCGTCGAGAAGCCGGGCGTCCCGAAGGACCTCTGGGAAGCCCAGCGCGCCGTGTGGGACCTCACGCTCGAGTCCGGCCGCCAGCACGGCTACCGCAACGCGCAGGCCACGGTCCTCGCGCCCACCGGCACGATCGGCTTCATGATGGACTGCGACACGACGGGCGTGGAGCCGGACCTCGCGCTCGTGAAGTACAAGAAGCTCGTCGGCGGCGGCACGATCAAGATCGTCAACCAGACGGTCCCGCACGCGCTGACGCGGCTCGGCTACTCGGACGACGAGATGCACGCGATCGTCCGCTGGATCGACGAGAAAGGCACGATCGAAGGCGCCCCCTCCCTGAAGAGCGAGCACCTGCCGGTCTTCGACTGCGCCTTCAAGGCGCTCGGCGGCACGCGCTCGATCGCGCCGATGGGCCACATCCGGATGATGTCGGCCGTCCAGCCGTTCCTCTCGGGCGCGATCAGCAAGACGGTCAACATGCCGAACGACGCGACCGTCGAGGAGATCGCGGACGTCTACATGCAGGGCTGGAAGCTGGGCCTCAAGGCGATCGCGATCTACCGCGACGGCTGCAAGCGCACCCAGCCGCTCAACACGTCCGCGTCCAAGAACGACGACGGCGTGAAGGGCACGCGCGACGCGCGCGGCAACGTGATCGCCGCCGCGCCCGCGGCGCTCGCGCCCGCGCTGCGCCGGCACAAGCTGCCGGACGAGCGCCGCGCGATCACGCACAAGTTCTCCGTCGCGGGGCACGAGGGCTACGTCACGGTCGGCCTCTACGAGGACGGGATGCCCGGCGAGATCTTCCTCACGATGGCGAAGGAAGGCTCGACGATCTCCGGCCTCATGGACGCGTTCGCGACGGCGATCTCGCTGACGCTCCAGTACGGCGTGCCGCTGGAAGCGCTCGTCGAGAAGTTCAGCCACATGCGCTTCGAGCCCGCGGGCTACACGAAGAACCCCGAGATCCCGATCGCGAAGAGCCTCGTCGACTACATCTTCCGCTGGCTCGCGTCGAAGTTTTTGACCGCGGACCTCAAGGAGAGGGTCGGGATCATCTCGCGCGAGGAGCCCGGCGCCGCGACGTCGGCGTCGGGCTACAAGGTGGCAACCTCGCTCACGACGCTCGCGCCCGTGGCCGACGCGGCGATGGCGCCGATCGCGGCGGCGTTCCAGGCGATCGCCGGCATCAAATCGGACGCGCCGTCCGAGGGCGCCGAGCCGCGCGCCATCGGATTTGCCGTCCCTCTCGCCTCTGCCTCGAAGCTGACGTTCGAGAACAGCTCGGACGCGCCGAGCTGCCACGAGTGCGGAAGCCTCATGGTGCGCGGCGGCGCCTGCTACAAGTGCCTGAACTGCGGAGCGACGAGCGGCTGCAGCTGA
- a CDS encoding MFS transporter: protein MTSAAVRSHIPQAACAAGGTFDVQRSRDRHAGRFPVRVPSQRDGSRRREGEGVRRENARGRQQAFARLHPGRRLLRLPVRLHVRRQAADGPRPRREGHRGRRRSGERPQAPRRHRGLRRRHAWRRLRGRESERDRRKLRLRQVVQLTQNRSILKIVFLTVFIDLLGFGIVIPLLPLYAEKYHPSPLVFGLLMSSYSAMQFLFGPLLGRLSDRYGRRPVIIFSLAGTVVGYLLFAFARTLPMLFVARLLPGATGGNIGTAQAVIADSTAPSERARGMAMVGIAFGLGFIFGPAIGGFAVHLGEAAPGLFAAGLSLVACIWAFFKLPETRPAGKVAPSGPLFSAGPLLKALRRPEIGALMLLSFVTTTAFANFESTFAQFLSLRLGAGPSTVAWFFVFVGVCSVVVQGGLVRRLAPRFGEARLVMAGCVLLTAGFLLLRLGTTPPRLLAAIAVIALGIGITTPTLSSLVSRRTAATEQGEVLGAYQSMASLGRVFGPFAGENLYLRVGPDAPHWAAAALQGGALVLSAAGLLRENEKAPKGAEESPR, encoded by the coding sequence TTGACTTCCGCCGCCGTTCGCAGCCATATTCCACAGGCGGCGTGCGCCGCCGGAGGTACTTTCGATGTCCAGCGCTCCCGAGACCGCCACGCAGGTCGCTTCCCCGTCCGTGTTCCTTCTCAGCGTGACGGATCGCGCCGTCGCGAAGGTGAAGGAGTTCGCCGCGAAAATGCCCGAGGCCGCCAGCAAGCCTTTGCGCGTCTTCATCCAGGGCGGCGGCTGCTCCGGCTTCCAGTACGGCTTCACGTTCGACGACAAGCGGCCGACGGACCACGTCCTCGCCGTGAAGGACATCGAGGTCGTCGTCGATCCGGCGAGCGCCCTCAAGCTCCACGGCGCCACCGTGGACTTCGTCGAAGACATGCGTGGCGCCGGCTTCGCGGTCGAGAATCCGAACGCGACCGGCGGAAGCTGCGGCTGCGGCAAGTCGTTCAGCTGACGCAGAACCGCTCCATCCTGAAGATCGTCTTCCTGACGGTCTTCATCGACCTTCTCGGCTTCGGGATCGTGATCCCGTTGCTGCCGCTCTACGCCGAGAAGTACCACCCGTCGCCGCTCGTCTTCGGCCTCCTCATGTCGAGCTATTCCGCGATGCAGTTCCTGTTCGGTCCGCTCCTCGGCCGCCTCTCGGACCGCTACGGGCGGCGGCCGGTCATCATCTTCTCGCTCGCGGGAACGGTGGTCGGTTATCTCCTCTTCGCCTTCGCGCGCACGCTCCCGATGCTCTTCGTCGCGCGCCTCCTGCCCGGCGCGACGGGCGGGAACATCGGGACGGCGCAGGCCGTCATCGCGGACTCGACGGCCCCGTCGGAGCGCGCGCGCGGAATGGCGATGGTCGGGATCGCGTTCGGCCTCGGATTCATCTTCGGACCCGCCATCGGCGGTTTCGCCGTGCACCTCGGAGAGGCGGCGCCGGGGCTGTTCGCCGCGGGTCTTTCCCTCGTCGCGTGCATCTGGGCCTTCTTCAAGCTGCCCGAGACACGCCCCGCGGGAAAGGTCGCGCCGTCCGGCCCGCTCTTCTCGGCGGGCCCGCTCCTGAAGGCGCTTCGCCGGCCCGAGATCGGCGCCCTGATGCTGCTCTCGTTCGTGACGACGACCGCGTTCGCGAACTTCGAGTCCACGTTCGCGCAGTTCCTCTCGCTCCGACTCGGAGCGGGGCCGTCCACGGTCGCCTGGTTCTTCGTCTTCGTCGGCGTCTGTTCGGTCGTGGTCCAGGGCGGCCTCGTGCGGCGCCTCGCGCCGCGCTTCGGCGAGGCGCGCCTCGTGATGGCGGGCTGCGTCCTCCTGACCGCGGGCTTCCTCCTCCTCAGGCTCGGGACGACGCCGCCGCGGCTCCTCGCGGCCATCGCCGTCATCGCGCTCGGCATCGGGATCACGACCCCCACGCTGTCGTCCCTCGTCTCGCGGCGGACGGCGGCGACGGAGCAGGGCGAGGTCCTCGGGGCGTACCAGTCCATGGCCTCCCTCGGGCGCGTCTTCGGCCCGTTCGCCGGCGAGAACCTGTACCTGCGCGTGGGGCCGGACGCGCCGCACTGGGCCGCCGCCGCGCTGCAGGGCGGCGCGCTCGTCCTTTCCGCCGCCGGTCTCCTGAGAGAGAATGAAAAAGCGCCCAAGGGCGCGGAGGAGTCCCCCCGATGA
- the sufT gene encoding putative Fe-S cluster assembly protein SufT, whose protein sequence is MTPQVPTAHQLSRDCPAIRIPSGEPLTLKAGTDVFLTQSLGGTLTVQAPALGGLFRISGADGDALGITAGADEGAPAAAAGPVSEDALWDSLKTVYDPEIPVNIVDLGLVYDLRVLAAEKGGTRVEVKMTLTAPGCGMGPAIASDAQSRVARVPGVKEAEVQLVWDPPWSAEMMTPEGKRILGIA, encoded by the coding sequence ATGACGCCCCAGGTTCCCACCGCACACCAGCTCTCGCGCGACTGCCCGGCCATCCGGATCCCGTCGGGCGAGCCCCTCACGCTCAAAGCCGGCACGGACGTCTTCCTCACGCAGTCGCTCGGCGGAACGCTCACCGTGCAGGCGCCCGCGCTCGGCGGCCTCTTCCGCATCTCCGGTGCGGACGGAGACGCCCTCGGCATCACGGCGGGCGCCGACGAAGGCGCGCCGGCCGCCGCCGCGGGCCCGGTCAGCGAAGACGCGCTCTGGGACTCCCTCAAGACCGTGTACGACCCCGAGATCCCCGTGAACATCGTGGACCTCGGCCTCGTCTACGACCTGCGCGTCCTCGCCGCGGAAAAGGGCGGCACGCGCGTCGAGGTGAAGATGACGCTCACGGCGCCGGGCTGCGGGATGGGCCCGGCGATCGCATCGGACGCGCAGTCCCGCGTCGCGCGGGTGCCGGGCGTGAAGGAAGCGGAGGTCCAGCTCGTTTGGGACCCGCCCTGGAGCGCGGAGATGATGACGCCCGAGGGAAAGCGGATCCTCGGGATCGCCTGA
- a CDS encoding DUF2203 domain-containing protein produces the protein MRKTFTFDEARTLLPAVREKTRRALEALDGLAAVDDDDAETARRRTEREVEGILNGWRAELEALGIEVKGPWLVDFDSGAGYYCWKWPEESLEFFHGYEEGFAGRVPLQ, from the coding sequence ATCCGCAAGACGTTCACGTTCGACGAGGCGCGCACGCTGCTCCCGGCCGTGCGCGAGAAGACGCGGCGCGCACTCGAGGCGCTCGACGGCCTCGCGGCCGTGGACGACGACGACGCCGAGACGGCCCGGCGGCGCACGGAACGCGAAGTCGAGGGGATTCTGAACGGCTGGCGCGCGGAGCTCGAAGCTCTCGGGATCGAGGTGAAGGGACCGTGGCTCGTGGACTTCGACTCGGGCGCTGGCTACTACTGCTGGAAGTGGCCCGAGGAGTCCCTCGAGTTCTTCCACGGCTACGAAGAGGGGTTCGCGGGCCGCGTGCCGCTGCAGTAA
- a CDS encoding amidohydrolase, which yields MNPLSKDAASTDAAAVALRRTLHARPETAFEEVETARLVAGRMRSRGFSVRTGLGKTGVRAVLDTGRPGRTVLLRADLDALPVAEKTGLPFASTNGRMHACGHDGHMAALDAAADLLLLDPPAGGRVVFAFQPAEEGAGGAAAMIADGVLDDPRPDAVFGIHLWTSLPLGAAGVASGAMMAAVDEFRIDVTSPGGHAASPHETRDAVVAAALVVTALQTVVARRLSPLQPAVVSVTSVHGGSAFNVLPESVTLTGTCRSFDRDARERLAALVPEIAAHAAAAAGCGAKTVYETRTPALVNHPGEAARARRAADALLGAGRATAECRTMGGEDFSEFLERVPGAFAFVGAARTDGPRGPCGPHHAPDFDFDERALPHAARLLAAYARDVLSAPPA from the coding sequence GTGAATCCGCTCTCGAAAGACGCCGCCTCCACGGATGCCGCCGCCGTCGCCCTCCGGCGGACGCTTCACGCGCGGCCCGAGACCGCTTTCGAGGAAGTCGAGACCGCGCGCCTCGTCGCCGGCCGCATGCGCTCGCGCGGTTTCTCCGTGAGGACGGGCCTCGGAAAGACCGGCGTCAGGGCGGTGCTCGACACGGGCCGGCCCGGGCGGACCGTGCTTCTGCGCGCCGACCTCGACGCGCTGCCCGTCGCCGAGAAGACCGGCCTGCCGTTCGCGTCGACGAACGGCCGTATGCACGCCTGCGGGCACGACGGGCACATGGCCGCCCTCGACGCGGCGGCCGACCTCCTGCTCCTCGACCCGCCCGCGGGCGGCCGCGTGGTCTTCGCGTTCCAGCCGGCCGAGGAGGGCGCCGGGGGCGCCGCCGCGATGATCGCCGACGGCGTCCTCGACGACCCCCGCCCGGACGCCGTCTTCGGCATCCACCTCTGGACGTCGCTCCCGCTCGGAGCGGCGGGCGTCGCGTCCGGCGCCATGATGGCCGCCGTCGACGAGTTCCGGATCGACGTCACGAGCCCCGGCGGGCACGCGGCCTCGCCACACGAGACGCGCGACGCGGTCGTCGCCGCGGCGCTCGTCGTCACGGCGCTTCAGACCGTCGTCGCGCGGCGCCTCTCGCCGCTCCAGCCCGCCGTCGTGTCCGTCACGTCCGTGCACGGCGGCTCCGCGTTCAACGTCCTTCCCGAGTCCGTGACGCTGACGGGCACCTGCCGCTCGTTCGACCGCGACGCGCGGGAGCGCCTCGCGGCGCTCGTCCCGGAGATCGCAGCCCACGCCGCCGCCGCCGCGGGCTGCGGGGCGAAGACCGTCTACGAGACGCGCACCCCGGCGCTCGTCAACCACCCCGGCGAGGCCGCGCGCGCGCGGCGCGCGGCGGACGCCCTCCTCGGCGCGGGGCGCGCGACGGCCGAGTGCCGGACGATGGGCGGGGAGGACTTCTCGGAGTTCCTGGAGCGCGTCCCCGGCGCCTTCGCGTTCGTCGGCGCCGCGCGCACGGACGGCCCGCGCGGACCGTGCGGGCCACACCATGCGCCGGACTTCGACTTCGACGAGCGGGCTCTCCCGCACGCGGCCCGCCTCCTCGCCGCGTACGCCCGCGACGTTCTCTCGGCCCCGCCCGCGTGA
- a CDS encoding TetR/AcrR family transcriptional regulator, which produces MKKRNVGRPRDGDPAETRRDILRAAEESFAASGFVGATTRQVAARAGVNVATLHYHFGNKERLYRAVLDAAVAGEVPDGPAAGSPAERLTGVVEALWNFGWSRPALSRLSLLHRLAGPARTEGSAPEIDDPRAKLLAKTIADVSAKGALPPDDAVRFVLVLMDGALVAARNGHGPDAPVPEAPRRAVVAAALRVTGLA; this is translated from the coding sequence ATGAAGAAGCGCAACGTGGGTCGTCCGCGCGACGGCGACCCGGCCGAGACGCGGCGCGACATCCTCAGGGCCGCGGAGGAAAGTTTTGCAGCGTCTGGGTTTGTCGGCGCCACGACGCGCCAGGTGGCCGCCCGGGCCGGGGTGAACGTCGCGACCCTCCACTATCACTTCGGGAACAAGGAGCGCCTCTACCGCGCCGTCCTCGACGCCGCGGTCGCCGGAGAGGTTCCCGACGGTCCGGCGGCGGGCTCGCCCGCCGAGCGCCTGACCGGCGTCGTCGAAGCGCTCTGGAACTTCGGCTGGTCGCGCCCCGCGCTGTCCCGTCTCAGTCTCCTCCACCGCCTGGCCGGGCCCGCGCGCACCGAAGGCAGCGCGCCCGAGATCGACGACCCGCGGGCGAAGCTCCTCGCGAAGACGATCGCGGACGTCTCGGCGAAGGGAGCGCTCCCGCCGGACGACGCCGTCCGCTTCGTGCTCGTCCTGATGGACGGCGCCCTCGTGGCGGCGCGCAACGGGCACGGTCCCGACGCTCCGGTTCCCGAGGCGCCACGCCGCGCCGTCGTGGCGGCGGCGCTTCGCGTCACGGGACTGGCCTAG
- a CDS encoding GNAT family N-acetyltransferase, producing MLASAKVNASKAVSFRVRPARAAEWPKTAADAALLATDPDGALVAAAADGRILGRAAAAVREDALLLARLEVDPAARGGGVGRALLEAVRAYGAARRARALEALAPSGPEGVAFLLRAGLSLRTLVLSFTGAPPKSAAGAGALEPVGLGAPLSGWVADLERETRGFARVPEWERAVATGEVLALRRRGRPEAVGALRRAGTRAWIGPAAGRSPEAAAQLFLALAARAGASGASRLVVRVPAEAAALLSAARSLSLVAGEAIPLLTLRRRGDFRRIAGAPGALF from the coding sequence ATGTTAGCGTCCGCCAAGGTGAACGCGTCGAAGGCCGTTTCGTTCCGGGTCCGGCCGGCCCGCGCGGCCGAGTGGCCGAAAACCGCCGCGGACGCGGCGCTCCTTGCCACGGACCCCGACGGCGCGCTCGTGGCCGCCGCCGCGGACGGGCGCATCCTCGGACGCGCCGCCGCCGCGGTGCGCGAGGACGCGCTCCTCCTCGCGCGCCTCGAGGTCGACCCCGCTGCGCGGGGCGGCGGCGTGGGCCGCGCGCTCCTCGAAGCCGTGCGCGCCTACGGCGCCGCGCGGCGCGCCCGCGCCCTCGAGGCGCTCGCGCCTTCCGGCCCGGAGGGCGTCGCGTTCCTCCTCCGCGCCGGGCTCTCGCTCCGCACGCTGGTCCTCTCGTTCACGGGAGCGCCGCCGAAGAGCGCGGCCGGCGCCGGCGCGCTGGAGCCGGTCGGTCTCGGCGCCCCGCTCTCGGGCTGGGTCGCGGACCTCGAGCGCGAGACGCGCGGCTTCGCACGCGTTCCCGAGTGGGAGCGGGCCGTCGCCACCGGAGAGGTGCTCGCGCTGCGCCGGCGCGGGAGGCCCGAGGCGGTCGGCGCGCTCCGCCGCGCCGGGACGCGCGCGTGGATCGGTCCGGCCGCGGGCCGGAGCCCCGAAGCCGCCGCGCAGCTCTTCCTCGCGCTGGCGGCGCGGGCGGGCGCCTCCGGCGCGTCGCGCCTCGTCGTGCGCGTCCCCGCGGAGGCCGCCGCCCTCCTTTCGGCCGCGCGGAGCCTCTCTCTCGTGGCCGGCGAGGCGATCCCGCTTCTCACGCTCCGCCGGCGCGGCGACTTCCGGCGGATCGCGGGCGCGCCGGGCGCGCTCTTCTGA